A window of Garra rufa chromosome 6, GarRuf1.0, whole genome shotgun sequence genomic DNA:
CAGAGTTTCTGTGAGGAGAACGGATCTCTGGATGAGAAGCTGGCTAAGAAGGTCCTGCTGCAGCTGATCACCGCTCTGAAGCACTGTGAGAGCCGTGGAGTCCTGCACCGGGACGTCAAGCCCGAGAACCTGCTGATCTCCACAGAGTCACATGACATCAAGCTGCTGGACTTCGGCTGTGGAGATCTGCTAAAAGACTCGGCCTACAAATACTTTGCAGGTTGGTAAGATCTCACTACGTTGATCTGAATTTGTTTGAACTGGAACATTTTGATTGGATGTTTGTGGTCTCTCAGGCACTCTTGAATACGCCCCTCCTGAGTGGTTTCGGCAGCACTGCTATCATGCAGGACCGGCTACGGTTTGGTCAGTGGGGGTGACGCTCTACAACATCCTGTGCGGTTGTTTCCCCTTCAGAGGCGTACAGAGGGTCACCTCCAGAAGCAGACTGCACTTCCCTAGAGAGCTGTCTACAGGCAAGAGACAGAAATCACATCCAGATCCAGGTGAAGTGTGTTGTTCTACGTTTCTGAAGACTGTGTTGTGTGTAACAGAGTGCCGTCAACTGATTCGCTGGTGTCTCAGTGCATCGGCATCAGATCGGCCCAGTTTAGACAACATTGAGAACCACCCCTGGTTACAATGAACAGGTGTCCAGTGACACACACTTATCTGAATCTCACCAGTCATGACTGGATTGTATTGTTAGGATCAGACTAGATAAATGCTTTTGATTATTTGTTTAGGGTGAGCAGGAGTGACAGAAGTGTGGAGAACAGCTCCATGATCAccttcagtaagatttttatcaTCTGCTCCAGTCTGTGAGGGGCTCTGTGAGGATTCTGGAAGAGCTGAACACACAGCACCAGCAAAAACCAGAGCCACAGTCAGATCAGCTGAAGTAGCAAAATATGTAGTTTTATTCACAATTAGAGTAGAGAAAAGGGAGAAAATAGGACAGTGTGTAAATAAGCATAACAGGAACAGATTTGGACAGCTTGTATAATGTGAAGCACAGGGAAAAGGAACAAGAAATTAAATCAAACAGTCCAGTAGGTGGTGATATGTATGTGATAGACATCTAGAATGCCAAGAATGCATTTACACTAAACACAGAAAGTAAAGACAATAACATTATATGGTAGTAGGGTAATGTTTGGTGCGTGTGGTTCAAGTAATGCAGGGTGTAAACTTTCATAATGCATAAAACTTAGAAAGGGGAAAATAaccaaaaatagaaataaaaatcagAAGAAATTAAATCCAGGTCTTCAATTTAATTAACCTAGTGCTTGCATCTGGCAAACTGAGAAGCCGAGGTGAGTCctaactagggctgcaactaatgattattttgattGATTAATCTGTCAATTATGTCTTATTATGCCTTGTTAATcagattaaaaaataatttttttaaaaattttttttacaaaaaacgaTTAATTTAATGTCTAATTTAATGTCTAATAAACTGCTTACTTAACAtagcaaaatgtatattttagtcagaattattgCAATCTGTTGTGCACCGTTTGTTTGAGACACAGTGCTCCTTCAGTGAAATCTGCTTGCTGTCATGATAAGCCTTAATGCAAAGAGCAAATACTTGCATGACTTAATCACATTTACAGCTAAGCATATAACTGTAAGATGAAAAGTCTCAAACACTTTAAACAGCGTATCGGTCAAAGCATCTGGCTGCCCTGTTAAACTGTTTATCACACTCTTATAGAAACCTACCTTGTAGTAATAATGTATACAGAGTCAGCATACACTGTTTTGATGATGCATACCATGTACAGGCAAAAAAGATGAGAACAGAATTAAGACAGTGCTATTAGAGGTCCAAATCCAGCGAAATCACATAAAACAAGCACTACAAAGTAATAAAACAACACAGAGTATACATGTATTTTACAATGTGGAGATTTCATGTAATAAATTAAACTTTCATAAAAACAACtttgatgtatttgtttgtttgttttaatcttTTCCTTGTGTTTTTTCCTTTTGATTATAAAAGAACTGATTATAATTCATCA
This region includes:
- the LOC141337420 gene encoding serine/threonine-protein kinase pim-3-like; the encoded protein is MTHMGERRGKFLQPLSQELPGFIAPLSSDLAVSVSTDQPHRKRKRKSGSQEDERLSTSHRRPAKCPRREAYAKGRLLGQGGFGSVYAGIRRSDGLPVAIKYVSKGRTPEKLKVEGHGRLPLEVALMTLVTSAPACPNVLQLVEWFDRRRRYIMILERPVPCQDLQSFCEENGSLDEKLAKKVLLQLITALKHCESRGVLHRDVKPENLLISTESHDIKLLDFGCGDLLKDSAYKYFAGTLEYAPPEWFRQHCYHAGPATVWSVGVTLYNILCGCFPFRGVQRVTSRSRLHFPRELSTECRQLIRWCLSASASDRPSLDNIENHPWLQ